DNA sequence from the Amycolatopsis sp. Hca4 genome:
GATCACCGAGCCGGCCAGCCGCCGCACGGCGTCCCGCTCGCCGAGGACCAGCCACGCGGCGAGGCCGCCGAGCACGATGCTCAGCTCCCTGGCGGGCGCGACCAGGCTGACCGGCGCCATGGTGAGGGCGAACAGCACGAAGATGTAGGCGATCGGCGACAGGACCGCGACGAGGAGGACTTCGCGGCGCTGTTCGCGCCAGAGCCGCCGCACCTGGGCGCGGTCGGCCAGTGCGCCGGGCACGAGCAGCACGCTCTGCAGGATCGAGCCGAGGCCGAAGTAGACGACCGGCGGCACACCGAGGCCGGTCACCGAGTGCGCGTCCCAGAGCGTGTACCCGGCGATGACGGCCCCGGTCAGCAGGCCGTAGAGGACGCCGGCCTTGACAGCCCCGGGGTCGCCGGCCTTGCGGCCGGTGCTGATCACCAGCACCCCGGCGACGACGAGGAAGGCGCCGAGCAGCCCGAGAGGGCCGGGCCGTTCGCCGAGCACCAGGACGGCGGCCAGCACGGACAGCAGCGGCCCGGTACCGCGCGCGACGGGGTAGACGACGGAGAGGTCCCCGACGCGGTACCCGCGCTGGAGGACGGTCCCGTAGGCGATGTGCAGCAGAGAGGTGACGACGGCGGCGAGCAGCCAGCTCCACTGTGGACGCTGGTTTTCGACCGCGACCAGCACGATGGTGACCGGCAGCAGCAGGACGGCACTGGCGGTGTAGTAGAGCCAGACGAACTGGGTGCCGCCCGAGGTGACCCGCTTGGCGGCGAGGTTCCACACGGCGTGCACGACGGCGGCGACGAGGACGAGGGAAAGCGCGGTGGCGTTCACGGGACCCTTTCGTGGGTTTTCGCGCGCGCGAAAACCGGGTCCTCCAGGCTTTTGCCCCGTCAGATGAACGACCGGCCGTCCGGGCCCGCCGATGGTGCCGCTCGGACCAGCCCCGCCGGCCCTGGTTGTGTGGTGCAGGCTGCACCGAATGCTCTGGCTGCGCGGACCGGCGACGGAACCCTAGGCACTGCCGACACCCACGGTACTCCCGGCTCCGGCCGCGCGTGGCCGGGTTGGTAGAGTGACGGCTCGCTGCCCGTGCGGCATTCCGTCATGGAGGAAACCCGCGTTTTCGCGGGGCCACTTCAGCGCGGCGGCGATCTCACCGAGTGAAACAGGAGTTGCCCTATGGCCAACATCAAGTCGCAGATCAAGCGCATCACGACGAACGAGAAGGCGCGTCAGCGCAACCAGGCGATCCGGTCCTCGGTGAAGACCGCGATCCGCAAGGTCCGCGAAGCTGCGGAGGCCGGCGACAAGGCCAAGGCCGCCGAGCTGCAGCGCGACGCCGCCCAGAAGCTGGACAAGGCCGTCTCGAAGGGCGTCATCCACGCCAACCAGGCCGCCAACAAGAAGTCGGCGCTCGCGAAGCGCGTCAACGCGCTCTGAGCTGGTTGATTTCTGAGAAGGCCCCGGCTTCGGCCGGGGCCTTCTTCGTGTCTTGGAGCGCTTTAGGCGGCACGGCCGCGGGTGCCCAGCCCGGCGCGGACCCGGCGCCACGGCTGGCTGCGGTCGGCGCCGGCAACTACCCCGGAGCGATGCAGACAGCGGCCGCGAGCTTGGCGACCACCGAGCCGCTCGCGCCGGTGAGGCCCCTGCGAATAGCCCAGAGCGACCGCCTGCGGCGGCGCGGCCTGCCAGCGGCCGCGAGTAGCTCGTGCCGGTGGGCAGCGATCAGCGGTCGCCCTTGGCTGCCGCCACCTCGAGGACCGCTCGTTCCAGCGCGTAGCCCGGGTCGGCCGCCACGCCCTTGACCTCGGCGTTCAGCCGGGCGACCACGCGCATCGCCGTGGCCAGGCCGTCCGGGTTCCAGCCGCGGGACTGGCCCTGGGCCTTGCGGATCTTCCACGGCGGCATCCCCAGCTCGCCCGCCAGCTGGTTCGGGTTGCCCCGGCCCGCGCCGGAGACCCGGGCGATCGTGCGGACCGCGTCGGCCAGTGCGTCGGCCACCAGGACGTGCGGGACACCCAGCTGCATCGCCCACCGCAGCGACTCCAGCGCCGCCGCGCGGTCGCCACCGACCGCCTTCTCCGCGACCGCGAACCCCGTCACGTCCGCGCGGCCTCGGTGGTAGCGGCGGACCGCATCGGCGTCGACAGCACCGCCCGTGTCCGCCACCAGCTGCGTCGCCGCCGACGAGAGTTCCCGCAGGTCGGAGCCCACGGCGTCGAGCAACGCGGCGACGCCGGCCGGGTCGATCTTGCCGCCCACCCGGCGGACCTCGTGGCGCACGAACTGCTCCCGTTCGGCCGGCTTGGTCAGCTTCGGGCACTCGGTGATCTCGGCGCCGGCCTTCTTGAGCGTCGCGGGGAGTGACTTGCCCGCCTTGCTGCGGCCGCCGCCGGTGTGCACGACGACGAGCACGACCCCGTCCGCCGGGTCCTTCAGGTAGGCCGCGACGGCGTCGGACAGCTCCTGCGAGATGTCCTGCGCCGACTCGAGAACGATCACCCGGCCCTCGCTGAACAGCGACGGGCTGACCAGTTCGGCCAGCTCAGGCGCTGTGAGATCGGACACCCGGACCCGGGTCAGCTCCGCGGTCGCGTCCGTCGCGCGGGCGGCGGCGAGCGTCTCGCGGACGGCCCGCTCGATCAGCAGTTCTTCCTCTCCCAGCACCAGGTGCAGCGGGGCCGGGGCGGTGGCTTGCGCGGTCACCCCGGAATCCTCTCACTTGCGCTCTCGTGCGCCCGCTCCGGTGATGTCGGGCCGCCACCGTGGCACGGGCCGAGCGCGATGTCGTACGGTGTAGCCGAGGCAGCCCGCCCCGGATCTCCGGCGCGCGGTACCGACAACCGAATACCGCTCATCCAGAGGGGCAGAGGGAACGGCCCGACGAAGCCCCGGCAACCGGCGTACAGCCTGTCATCCCGCGATCGCGGGATAGCTGACGACCACGGTGCCAATTCCGGCCCGCTTCGGCGGGGCAGATGAGGAAAGGAACCTCGCGATGACCGCCACCCTCGGCACGACCTCCACCACGAAGACCCCGGATCTCGGTCCGGCCGTCGAGCTGGTGTCGAAGGAAGAGGGCCACCGGCAGCCGCTCGCTCCGGAATTCGTCTCCGCCGAGGACTTCTCGCCGCTCGAGGTCGCCTACGACTTCGGCCGCGTCCGCCGCGAAGACATCGAAGCCGGCCCCAAGAACATCTGGCGCTACAAGAAACTCCTTCCCGTTCCGTCCAACGTCGAAGAGATCCCGAACACCGAGCCGGGCGCGACGCGGCTGGTGCGCGCCGACCGCCTCGCCAAGGAACTCGGCCTCAAGCGCGTGTGGGTCAAGGACGACACCGGCAACCCGACGCACTCGTTCAAGGACCGCGTGGTCGCCGTCGCGCTGGCCGCGGCCCGCGAGTTCGGGTTCGAGGTGCTCGCGTGTCCCTCGACCGGCAACCTGGCCAACGCGACGGCTGCCGCCGCGGCCCGCGCCGGCTGGCGGTCGGTCGTGCTGATCCCCAAGACCCTCGAGCGCGCCAAGATCCTCACCACGGCGGTGTACGACGGCGACCTCCTCGCCATCGACGGCAACTACGACGACGTCAACCGCCTTGCCACCGAGCTCGCCGGCGAGCACCCGAAGTGGGCGTTCGTGAACGTGAACGTCCGGCCGTACTACTCGGAGGGCTCGAAGACGCTGGCCTTCGAGGTCGCCGAGCAGCTCGGCTGGCGCATCCCGCCGCAGATCGTCGTCCCGATCGCCTCCGGTTCGCAGCTGACCAAGGTGGACAAGGGTTTCCGCGAGCTGGGCCAGCTCGGTCTCGTGGAAGCCAGCCCGTACAAGGTGTTCGGCGCGCAGGCGACCGGCTGCTCGCCGGTGTCGGCCGCGTTCCGCGAGGGCCACGACGTGGTCCAGCCGGTGAAGCCGGACACGATCGCCCGTTCGCTGGCGATCGGCAACCCGGCCGACGGCCCGTACGTGCTCGACATCGTCAACCGCACCGGCGGCGCGATCGAGGACGTCTCCGACGAAGAGGTCGTCGAGGGCATCCGCCTGCTGGCCCGCACCGAAGGCATCTTCACCGAAACCGCGGGCGGGGTCACCGTCGCCACGGCGAAGAAGCTGGTCGAGACGGGCAAGCTGGACCCGGACGCCGAGACGGTCCTCCTGATCACCGGCGACGGCCTCAAGACCCTCGACGCGATCGAGAACCACGTCGGCCCCAAGGCAACCCTGCCGCCGTCGGCCGCGGCCGTGAACGAGGCCCTCGGCTACTGAGCACCGCCCGGGGCGGGCACCTCGGCCCGCCCCGGGGCTCAGGCGCGCCGCAGGCTGTCACCGCCGGGGCGGCCCACGCGGCTCGCCCCGGCGCACTATGGCCGCTCCGGTGATCACCGCGGTGTCGCCGTCCAGGTCGGTGCGGGTGACTCGTGCGCCGAGCGCCACCAGCGTGTCCATTGTGGACTTGCTCGGGTGGCCGTATGTGTTTCCCGCGCCCACGCTGACCATCGCCACCCGTGGAGCCACCGCCGCGAGGAACGATGGCAGCGAGTAGCGACTGCCGTGGTGGGGTACTTTCAGCACCTCCGCTTTCAGATTGCCGATGTCGGCCAGCAGGTCGGCCTGCGCGGCCAGTTCGACGTCACCGGTCAGCAGGACGTGACCCGCCGGTGTCTCGGCCCGGAGCACCACCGAGCTGTTGTTGATCGTCGTGCCGTCCTGGGGGCCGTCCGCGCGGGCCGGGACGTAGCGCGGGCCCAGGACCTCGAGCGCCAGGCCGGGCCAGTCGAGCCGCTCGCCCGGGTTGAGCTCCACCAGCGGGACCGCCTGCCGGGCCGCCTCGGCGGCGACCTGACGCCACGCCCACCCCGGCGACCGCCCCGGGCCGACGGCGATCGCGCCGACCGTGCGGCCGTCGAAGACCGAGGCGAGACCGCCGATGTGGTCGGCGTGCAGGTGGCTCAGGACCAGCAGCGGGATCCGGTCGACGGCCAGCCGGTGCAGGCACTCGTCGACCGGCCCCGGCTCGGGCCCGGCGTCCACGACGACCGCGCGCCCCGGATCGGCGGTGGCCAGCACGACCGCGTCGCCCTGTCCGACGT
Encoded proteins:
- a CDS encoding DMT family transporter, which codes for MNATALSLVLVAAVVHAVWNLAAKRVTSGGTQFVWLYYTASAVLLLPVTIVLVAVENQRPQWSWLLAAVVTSLLHIAYGTVLQRGYRVGDLSVVYPVARGTGPLLSVLAAVLVLGERPGPLGLLGAFLVVAGVLVISTGRKAGDPGAVKAGVLYGLLTGAVIAGYTLWDAHSVTGLGVPPVVYFGLGSILQSVLLVPGALADRAQVRRLWREQRREVLLVAVLSPIAYIFVLFALTMAPVSLVAPARELSIVLGGLAAWLVLGERDAVRRLAGSVIVLSGIAAIAAA
- the rpsT gene encoding 30S ribosomal protein S20, with the protein product MANIKSQIKRITTNEKARQRNQAIRSSVKTAIRKVREAAEAGDKAKAAELQRDAAQKLDKAVSKGVIHANQAANKKSALAKRVNAL
- the holA gene encoding DNA polymerase III subunit delta gives rise to the protein MTAQATAPAPLHLVLGEEELLIERAVRETLAAARATDATAELTRVRVSDLTAPELAELVSPSLFSEGRVIVLESAQDISQELSDAVAAYLKDPADGVVLVVVHTGGGRSKAGKSLPATLKKAGAEITECPKLTKPAEREQFVRHEVRRVGGKIDPAGVAALLDAVGSDLRELSSAATQLVADTGGAVDADAVRRYHRGRADVTGFAVAEKAVGGDRAAALESLRWAMQLGVPHVLVADALADAVRTIARVSGAGRGNPNQLAGELGMPPWKIRKAQGQSRGWNPDGLATAMRVVARLNAEVKGVAADPGYALERAVLEVAAAKGDR
- the thrC gene encoding threonine synthase, which gives rise to MTATLGTTSTTKTPDLGPAVELVSKEEGHRQPLAPEFVSAEDFSPLEVAYDFGRVRREDIEAGPKNIWRYKKLLPVPSNVEEIPNTEPGATRLVRADRLAKELGLKRVWVKDDTGNPTHSFKDRVVAVALAAAREFGFEVLACPSTGNLANATAAAAARAGWRSVVLIPKTLERAKILTTAVYDGDLLAIDGNYDDVNRLATELAGEHPKWAFVNVNVRPYYSEGSKTLAFEVAEQLGWRIPPQIVVPIASGSQLTKVDKGFRELGQLGLVEASPYKVFGAQATGCSPVSAAFREGHDVVQPVKPDTIARSLAIGNPADGPYVLDIVNRTGGAIEDVSDEEVVEGIRLLARTEGIFTETAGGVTVATAKKLVETGKLDPDAETVLLITGDGLKTLDAIENHVGPKATLPPSAAAVNEALGY